One part of the Drosophila teissieri strain GT53w chromosome 3R, Prin_Dtei_1.1, whole genome shotgun sequence genome encodes these proteins:
- the LOC122621609 gene encoding filamin-A isoform X7, with amino-acid sequence MASRKTNDYYQPARQEGQQQADQYEENFDEDMEAERDLAEDAQWKKIQQNTFTRWANEHLKTIDRSINNLETDLSDGLRLIALIEVLSQKRMPKYNKRPTFRSQKLENVSVALKFLQDEGIKIVNIDSSDIVDCKLKLILGLIWTLILHYSISMPMWDGEDDKQLNGSGHTPKQRLLNWIHAKIPDLPINNFTNDWTTGKAVGALVDACAPGLCPDWELWDPKDAVQNASEAMGLADDWLNVRQLIKPEELVNPNVDEQSMMTYLSQYPNSKLKTGAPLRPKTNPNRVRAYGPGIEPIGPVVGAPANFTVETFSAGKGSVDVDIQGPNGEIEKADVRFNNDKNLTYTVSYIPKAEGSHKVAVKFSGRDIPKSPFPVKVEGHAGDASKVKVTGPGIQPNGVTIKKPTFFDILAKDAGRGVPEVIIIDPANHKTSVAAKVRQLENDTWRCEYVTALQGLHSVNVFYAGTPIPNSPFPVKVAPLSDARKVRASGRGLQATGVRVGDDADFKIYTEGAGEGEPEVRVIGPGGMNQNVMQSKVDGNTYECHYYPTKEGRYVIMVTFAGQEVAKSPFEVKVGPKKESSIVAYGPGLSSGVIGYPAAFVVETNGETGALGFTVAGPSQAEIECHDNGDGSALVKYHPSAVGEYAVHILCDNEDIPKSPFIAQILPRTDFHPELVKASGPGLEKNGVTINQPTSFTVDPSKAGNAPLDVVVQDVYGTKLSVELKNNPDGTKKVSYTPTSGVPHTVEVNYGGVSTPNSPHRVYVGVPVDAAKVQAFGPWLQPGVRPNAATHFNVDAREAGDAELKVKIIHEETKIEVPCRIIDNEDNTYSVEVIPPSKGAYTTTMTYGGQRVPLGQKVVVEQTVDVSKIKVDGLEPSVIMNAATDFMVDMSKVGSNIDSGKLSCAIFDPMGHVLPSKIVQGPTDDIFRIMYTPFEAGRHTIELMYDNIPVPGSPFVVNVKSGCDPARCKAYGPGLEKGLTNQKNKFTVETKGAGNGGLSLAIEGPSEAKMTCTDNRDGSCDVDYLATDPGEYDITIRFADKHIPGSPFRVLVEETVDPSKVKVYGPGIEHGQVRESVPTFFNVDVGEAGPGRIAVKLTNSEGIPVDNLRVEDKGNCIYAVHYVPPKAGSVLTCQVKFSEVEVPCSPFVMTVFPKSEPTKVKVKGVNEKKKTPASLPAEFEIDTKQAGQADINVAIKNPKGKAMQPRLEEVSTGTYVVSFVPDECGTYQCSIKYGDKEIEGSPFKLEAFPTGEAKKCKLVEQAPKIQSSGSQSHLKVDAREAGDGAVTCKITNKAGSEIVDIDVIEKDGFFDILYALNDPGDYDINVKFGGKDIPNGSFSIKAVESIEQYSHSEYIEEHTTKVVQQTTQSELVNGKSEITYRSVAFEKLPLPTTGGNVTAEVRMPSGKVDKPVIQDNRDGTVSVKYDPREEGSHELVVKYNGEPVQGSPFKFHVDSITSGYVTAYGPGLTHGVTGEPANFTISTKGASAGGLTMAVEGPSKADINYHDNKDGTVSVQYLPTAPGEYQVSVRFGDKHIKGSPYFAKITGEGRKRNQISVGSCSEVTMPGDITDDDLRALNASIQAPSGLEEPCFLKRMPTGNIGISFTPREIGEHLVSVKRLGKHINNSPFKVTVCEREVGDAKKVKVSGAGLKEGQTHADNIFSVDTRNAGFGGLSVSIEGPSKAEIQCTDKDDGTLNISYKPTEPGYYIVNLKFADHHVEGSPFTVKVAGEGSNRKREKIQRERDAVPITEIGSQCKLTFKMPGITSFDLAACVTSPSNVTEDAEIQEVEDGLYAVHFVPKELGVHTVSVRYSEMHIPGSPFQFTVGPLRDSGSHLVKAGGSGLERGVVGEAAEFNVWTREAGGGSLAISVEGPSKADIEFKDRKDGSCDVSYKVTEPGEYRVGLKFNDRHIPDSPFKVYVSPDAGDAHKLEVQQFPQGNIQADAPYQFMVRKNGAKGELDAKIVAPSGTDDDCFIQVIDGEMYSVRFYPRENGIHAIHVKFNGVHIPDSPFRIKVGKDVADPAAVHASGNGLDEVKTGHKADFIINTCNAGVGTLAVSIDGPSKVAMDCTEVEEGYKVRYTPLLPGEHYITVKYNNMHIVGSPFKVNATGDKLADEGAQETSTVIVETVQKVAKGGKNTGVHLPTFKSDASKVVSKGMGLKKAYIGKQNQFSISATDAGNNILYVGMYGPKGPCEEFHVKHAGHNNYNVQYLVRDRGQYVLLIKWGEEHIPGSPFQIDV; translated from the exons ATGGCGTCCAGAAAA ACGAACGACTACTACCAGCCAGCCAGACAGGAGGGCCAGCAGCAGGCGGACCAGTACGAGGAGAACTTCGACGAGGACATGGAGGCCGAACGCGATCTCGCCGAGGATGCGCAGTGGAAGAAGATCCAACAGAACACCTTCACCCGGTGGGCCAACGAGCACCTGAAGACCATTGATCGCTCGATCAACAACCTGGAGACGGACCTGTCCGACGGCCTCCGACTGATCGCCCTGATCGAGGTGCTGTCCCAGAAGCGAATGCCCAAATACAACAAACGCCCAACATTCCGCAGCCAGAAACTGGAAAACGTGTCGGTGGCCCTGAAATTCCTGCAGGATGAGGGTATCAAAATCGTTAACATTG ACTCGTCGGACATTGTGGACTGTAAGCTGAAACTGATACTCGGTCTGATATGGACACTGATTCTGCACTACTCGATATCGATGCCGATGTGGGATGGCGAGGACGACAAGCAGCTCAACGGCTCGGGCCACACTCCCAAGCAGCG CCTGCTGAACTGGATACACGCCAAGATACCCGACTTGCCCATCAACAACTTCACCAACGACTGGACCACGGGCAAGGCGGTGGGCGCCCTCGTTGACGCCTGTGCTCCGGGTCTCTGTCCCGACTGGGAGCTGTGGGATCCCAAGGATGCCGTGCAGAACGCCTCCGAGGCCATGGGCCTTGCCGATGACTGGCTCAACGTGCGCCAGCTGATCAAGCCCGAGGAGCTGGTCAACCCCAACGTGGACGAGCAGTCTATGATGACCTATCTGTCTCAGTACCCGAACTCCAAGCTCAAGACTGGAGCTCCCTTGAGGCCCAAGACGAATCCAAACAG AGTGCGTGCCTATGGTCCTGGTATTGAGCCTATTGGTCCTGTGGTGGGAGCCCCGGCCAACTTCACCGTCGAAACCTTCTCTGCTGGCAAAG GTTCCGTGGATGTTGACATCCAAGGACCCAATGGCGAGATCGAGAAGGCTGACGTGCGCTTTAACAATGACAAGAACCTCACGTACACAGTTTCGTACATACCCAAAGCCGAGGGTTCGCACAAGGTGGCCGTTAAGTTCTCCGGTCGCGACATCCCCAAGTCGCCGTTCCCCGTTAAGGTGGAAGGTCATGCTGGAGACGCCTCTAAGGTGAAGGTTACGGGGCCCGGAATACAGCCCAACGGTGTCACCATCAAGAAGCCAACCTTCTTCGACATTCTGGCCAAGGATGCGGGTCGCGGAGTGCCCGAAGTGATTATCATCGATCCGGCTAACCACAAGACCTCTGTGGCCGCCAAAGTGCGCCAACTGGAAAACGATACTTGGCGATGCGAGTACGTGACCGCTCTGCAGGGATTGCATTCGGTGAATGTCTTCTATGCTGGAACACCGATCCCCAACAGTCCCTTCCCGGTGAAGGTAGCTCCACTGTCCGATGCGCGTAAAGTTCGCGCTTCCGGTCGTGGTCTCCAGGCAACTGGCGTTCGCGTCGGTGACGATGCCGACTTCAAGATCTATACCGAGGGAGCCGGCGAGGGTGAGCCAGAGGTGCGCGTTATTGGTCCTGGAGGCATGAACCAGAACGTCATGCAGTCGAAGGTGGATGGCAATACCTACGAGTGCCACTACTATCCCACCAAGGAGGGCCGCTACGTCATCATGGTGACCTTTGCTGGCCAAGAAGTTGCCAAGTCGCCGTTTGAGGTGAAAGTAGGTCCCAAGAAGGAGTCCTCGATTGTGGCCTACGGGCCCGGACTGAGCAGCGGCGTTATCGGCTACCCGGCCGCCTTTGTAGTGGAGACCAATGGCGAGACCGGCGCCCTCGGGTTCACCGTGGCCGGTCCCTCGCAGGCCGAGATCGAGTGCCACGACAACGGCGATGGCTCTGCCCTGGTCAAGTATCACCCCTCCGCAGTGGGAGAGTACGCCGTGCATATTCTGTGCGACAATGAGGACATTCCCAAGTCGCCATTTATCGCTCAGATCCTCCCGCGCACCGATTTCCATCCCGAGCTGGTCAAAGCTAGTGGTCCTGGACTGGAGAAGAATGGCGTGACCATCAACCAGCCGACCAGCTTTACTGTGGACCCCAGCAAGGCAGGCAATGCTCCGTTGGATGTTGTCGTTCAGGATGTGTACGGCACCAAGTTGTCCGTGGAGCTTAAGAACAACCCAGATGGCACCAAGAAGGTCTCGTATACGCCTACTTCTGGAGTTCCGCACACCGTCGAAG ttaACTATGGCGGAGTTTCTACGCCCAATTCTCCCCATCGTGTGTACGTCGGGGTTCCGGTTGACGCAGCCAAGGTACAGGCCTTTGGACCCTGGTTGCAACCTGGAGTGCGCCCCAACGCGGCCACACACTTCAATGTGGACGCCCGTGAGGCTGGAGACGCCGAGCTGAAGGTAAAGATCATTCACGAGGAAACCAAGATCGAGGTACCGTGCCGCATCATCGATAACGAGGACAACACCTACTCGGTGGAAGTGATCCCGCCATCCAAGGGTGCCTACACCACTACAATGACGTATGGTGGCCAAAGAGTTCCCCTGGGACAGAAGGTGGTCGTGGAACAAACGGTCGATGTATCCAAGATCAAGGTGGACGGGCTTGAGCCAA GTGTGATCATGAATGCGGCCACGGACTTCATGGTTGATATGAGCAAGGTGGGCAGCAACATTGACTCAGGAAAGCTGTCCTGTGCGATCTTCGACCCAATGGGCCATGTGTTGCCGAGCAAGATTGTGCAAGGTCCAACCGACGACATCTTCCGCATCATGTACACTCCCTTCGAGGCTGGCCGCCACACCATTGAGCTGATGTACGACAACATCCCGGTGCCAGGATCTCCGTTTGTTGTGAATGTGAAGAGCGGCTGCGATCCCGCTCGCTGCAAGGCCTACGGACCAGGCCTCGAAAAAGGACTGACCaaccagaaaaacaaattcaCCGTGGAGACCAAGGGTGCAGGAAACGGTGGCCTTTCGCTTGCCATCGAGGGTCCCTCGGAGGCGAAAATGACGTGCACGGACAATCGCGATGGTAGCTGCGATGTGGACTATTTGGCCACTGATCCAGGAGAGTATGACATTACCATTCGGTTTGCGGACAAGCACATACCCGGCTCTCCGTTCCGCGTGCTCGTCGAGGAGACGGTGGATCCCAGCAAGGTGAAGGTGTACGGTCCGGGCATCGAGCACGGCCAGGTGCGCGAGAGCGTGCCCACCTTCTTCAACGTGGATGTGGGCGAGGCTGGTCCTGGCCGCATTGCCGTAAAGCTGACCAACTCCGAGGGTATTCCCGTGGACAATCTGCGTGTGGAAGACAAGGGCAATTGCATTTACGCGGTTCACTATGTGCCGCCCAAGGCTGGCTCCGTGCTCACCTGCCAGGTGAAGTTCTCTGAGGTTGAAGTGCCATGCAG TCCATTTGTGATGACCGTTTTCCCCAAATCAGAGCCCACCAAAGTAAAGGTAAAGGGTGTCAATGAGAAGAAGAAAACGCCTGCTTCCCTTCCCGCCGAGTTTGAAATCGATACAAAACAGGCTGGCCAGGCTGATATCAATGTGGCCATTAAGAACCCCAAGGGCAAGGCCATGCAGCCGCGCCTGGAGGAGGTGTCCACTGGCACGTACGTGGTGTCCTTTGTGCCCGATGAGTGCGGCACCTACCAGTGCAGCATCAAGTACGGCGACAAGGAGATCGAGGGCTCGCCCTTCAAACTCGAAGCATTCCCCACCGGCGAAGCCAAGAAGTGCAAACTGGTGGAGCAGGCGCCCAAGATTCAGTCCTCGGGCAGTCAATCGCACCTGAAAGTGGATGCCCGTGAGGCCGGAGATGGAGCGGTGACCTGCAAGATCACCAACAAGGCGGGCAG CGAAATTGTCGACATTGATGTGATCGAAAAGGATGGTTTCTTCGACATTCTGTACGCCCTTAACGATCCCGGAGACTATGACATCAACGTAAAGTTTGGTGGCAAGGACATCCCGAACGGCAGCTTCTCCATCAAG GCTGTCGAAAGTATCGAGCAATACTCGCATAGTGAATATATCGAGGAGCACACGACCAAAGTGGTTCAGCAAACTACGCAG AGCGAGCTCGTCAACGGAAAATCTGAGATCACGTACCGCAGTGTAGCATTTGAGAAATTACCACTACCCACAACAGGCGGCAACGTTACAG CTGAAGTCAGAATGCCGAGCGGTAAAGTAGACAAACCCGTGATCCAGGATAACCGTGATGGTACCGTCTCGGTGAAGTACGATCCCCGTGAGGAGGGATCCCACGAGCTCGTGGTCAAATACAACGGAGAACCCGTGCagg GATCTCCCTTCAAATTCCACGTTGACTCGATCACCTCCGGCTATGTGACTGCCTATGGACCCGGCCTGACCCACGGAGTCACCGGTGAGCCGGCCAACTTTACCATCTCCACCAAGGGAGCCAGCGCCGGTGGCCTGACCATGGCCGTCGAAGGACCCAGCAAGGCTGAC ATCAACTACCATGACAACAAAGACGGCACTGTTTCCGTGCAATACCTGCCCACCGCTCCTGGCGAGTACCAGGTGTCCGTTCGCTTCGGCGACAAGCACATCAAGGGTTCGCCGTACTTTGCCAAGATCACCGGCGAGGGTCGCAAGCGCAACCAGATCTCGGTTGGCTCCTGCTCCGAGGTGACCATGCCCGGCGACATTACCGATGACGATCTGCGCGCCTTGAACGCCTCGATCCAGGCGCCCAGTGGCCTGGAGGAGCCCTGCTTCCTGAAGCGCATGCCCACTGGCAACATTGGCATCTCCTTTACGCCCCGCGAGATTGGCGAGCACCTGGTGTCGGTGAAGCGTCTGGGCAAGCACATCAACAACTCACCTTTTAAGGTGACTGTCTGCGAGCGCGAGGTGGGCGACGCCAAGAAGGTCAAGGTTAGCGGAGCTGGCCTTAAGGAGGGTCAAACCCATGCTGACAATATCTTCTCCGTGGACACGAGGAACGCCGGCTTCGGTGGTCTTTCGGTCTCCATTGAGGGTCCCAGCAAGGCTGAGATCCAGTGCACGGATAAGGATGACGGTACCCTCAACATCTCGTACAAGCCCACGGAGCCGGGCTACTACATTGTTAACCTGAAGTTCGCCGATCACCACGTGGAGGGTTCACCTTTCACCGTGAAGGTGGCAGGCGAGGGCAGCAACCGCAAGCGCGAGAAGATCCAGCGGGAGCGTGATGCTGTTCCAATCACGGAAATTGGCAGCCAGTGCAAGTTGACATTCAAGATGCCCGGCATTACCTCGTTCGATCTGGCCGCCTGCGTCACCTCTCCCAGCAACGTGACCGAGGATGCGGAGATccaggaggtggaggatgGCCTCTACGCAGTGCACTTTGTGCCCAAGGAGTTGGGAGTGCACACGGTGTCGGTGCGCTACTCCGAGATGCACATACCCGGATCACCGTTCCAGTTCACCGTGGGACCACTGCGCGACTCCGGCAGCCATCTTGTTAAGGCTGGAGGTTCTGGCCTGGAGCGAGGCGTTGTCGGAGAGGCGGCCGAGTTCAATGTGTGGACCCGCGAAGCAGGCGGCGGTTCCCTGGCCATTTCCGTGGAGGGTCCTAGCAAGGCTGATATCGAGTTTAAGGATCGCAAGGACGGCAGCTGCGATGTGTCGTACAAGGTCACTGAACCAGGAGAGTACCGCGTGGGCCTGAAATTCAACGATCGCCACATACCCGACTCACCCTTCAAGGTGTACGTCTCCCCGGATGCAGGCGATGCCCACAAGCTGGAGGTTCAGCAGTTCCCGCAGGGCAACATCCAGGCGGACGCTCCCTACCAGTTCATGGTGCGCAAGAACGGTGCCAAGGGTGAGCTGGACGCCAAGATTGTGGCTCCATCCGGAACGGACGATGATTGCTTCATCCAGGTGATCGACGGCGAGATGTACTCGGTGCGTTTCTATCCACGCGAGAACGGAATCCACGCCATCCACGTCAAGTTCAACGGCGTCCACATACCCGACTCTCCATTCAGGATCAAGGTGGGCAAGGATGTGGCCGATCCGGCTGCTGTGCACGCCAGCGGCAATGGATTGGACGAAGTGAAGACTGGACACAAGGCCGACTTCATCATCAATACCTGCAACGCCGGCGTTGGCACGTTGGCCGTCTCCATCGATGGACCCTCCAAGGTGGCCATGGACTGCACAGAGGTTGAAGAGGGCTACAAGGTCCGCTACACCCCTCTGCTGCCCGGCGAGCACTACATCACGGTCAAGTACAACAACATGCACATCGTGGGCTCGCCATTCAAGGTGAACGCTACCGGCGACAAATTGGCGGATGAGGGCGCCCAGGAGACGTCCACGGTGATCGTGGAGACAGTGCAGAAGGTGGCCAAGGGAGGCAAGAACACGGGCGTCCATCTGCCCACCTTCAAGTCGGACGCCAGCAAAGTGGTGTCCAAGGGTATGGGCCTGAAGAAGGCCTACATTGGCAAGCAGAACCAGTTCAGCATCAGTGCCACCGATGCGG GCAACAACATCCTGTACGTGGGAATGTACGGACCAAAGGGGCCCTGCGAGGAGTTCCACGTGAAGCACGCTGGCCACAACAACTATAATGTGCAGTACCTGGTGCGCGACCGCGGCCAGTACGTGCTCCTAATCAAGTGGGGCGAGGAGCATATACCCGGCTCCCCATTCCAGATCGATGTGTAG